A window of the Lysinibacillus irui genome harbors these coding sequences:
- a CDS encoding alpha/beta hydrolase family protein gives MTNNGEIVEKRAYPSPNPAIRLTEITYLSQGLRIKGLLAEPKAEGTYDGFLYLRGGMQSIGMVRPSRIAQFAAQGFIVFAPYYRGNRGGEGRDEFAGADRYDAVYAVDVLKQFCNDNIHVFGFSRGGIMALWTAILRKDITSVVTWAGVSDATATYWERTDMRRMMKRVIGGTPNRVPEAYDARTPLFEVEQITAPVLIIHGYRDENVDIEHARQLAFFLDEANKTYETWYDPNYAHQYPPAKNRETVRALCQWMKQQ, from the coding sequence GTGACAAACAATGGTGAAATTGTAGAAAAGCGAGCCTATCCTTCACCAAATCCAGCCATACGGTTAACTGAAATAACTTATTTATCACAGGGTTTACGTATAAAAGGATTATTAGCAGAGCCAAAGGCAGAAGGTACATATGATGGCTTTTTATATTTAAGAGGGGGCATGCAAAGCATTGGAATGGTAAGACCATCACGTATTGCTCAATTTGCAGCTCAGGGCTTTATTGTGTTTGCTCCATACTATCGTGGAAATCGTGGTGGAGAAGGTCGTGACGAATTTGCAGGTGCAGACCGTTACGATGCAGTCTATGCTGTAGATGTTCTCAAACAATTTTGCAATGATAATATACATGTTTTTGGTTTTTCCCGTGGGGGAATTATGGCTCTTTGGACAGCTATTTTAAGAAAGGATATCACCTCTGTCGTCACATGGGCAGGTGTTTCTGATGCAACAGCTACTTATTGGGAGCGAACAGATATGCGAAGAATGATGAAACGGGTGATTGGAGGAACACCGAATCGTGTACCTGAAGCTTATGATGCACGAACACCGCTTTTCGAAGTTGAGCAAATAACAGCTCCAGTATTAATTATCCATGGCTATCGGGATGAAAATGTTGATATCGAACATGCTAGACAATTGGCCTTTTTCTTAGACGAGGCTAATAAAACATACGAAACATGGTATGACCCTAACTATGCCCATCAATACCCACCTGCTAAAAATCGAGAAACCGTCCGCGCTCTTTGCCAATGGATGAAACAACAATAA
- a CDS encoding NUDIX domain-containing protein has translation MLTFTDLHGLQVDLSFSRGEFEVEPKHVLVFLKHENKWLCTIHKRRGVEVPGGKLEEGETLEEAAIREVFEETGVHVKNLQWFAEYAVHDEVKFCKTVFTAQFAGQEHIEFDLETSGMLWLTDEEFIHHPNLSFHMKDEGMRKMLEELKHRDKQW, from the coding sequence ATGCTAACATTTACAGATTTACATGGCCTACAAGTCGATTTAAGTTTTTCAAGAGGGGAATTTGAAGTAGAGCCCAAGCATGTCCTTGTTTTTTTAAAGCATGAAAATAAATGGCTATGTACCATCCATAAACGACGTGGTGTAGAGGTGCCAGGGGGCAAATTAGAGGAGGGCGAAACCTTAGAGGAGGCAGCTATTCGGGAAGTTTTTGAGGAGACGGGTGTCCATGTGAAAAATCTGCAATGGTTCGCAGAATATGCGGTTCACGATGAAGTGAAATTTTGTAAAACAGTTTTTACTGCACAATTTGCAGGTCAAGAGCATATTGAATTTGATCTAGAAACATCGGGCATGCTTTGGTTAACAGATGAAGAATTCATCCATCATCCTAACTTAAGCTTTCATATGAAGGATGAGGGCATGAGAAAAATGCTGGAGGAGTTGAAACATCGTGACAAACAATGGTGA
- a CDS encoding aminopeptidase encodes MQHLHDIALTILKGNLNVQSSETLLILTDIHKQDIAKIFYEAGLTITAKTMFMVMPLLEKSGQEPIIAVSTLMANADVTLCITSHSLTHTAARKNACEHGGRVATMPGVTLEMLEQGALHANAQEIEELVGKYVQLLDAANDIRIVKGGHELTFSVEKRVGIPSTGIIRQAGEHGNIPSGESYIAPIETSANGEILVDGSIANIGVLKEPLLLKIKNGRLEEAIGPDGPQLLQLLGEGNGRVIAEFGIGANKSAILCGNVLEDEKVYGTIHIAFGSNVPFGGANAADVHIDCVVKSPVVYFDGKQVI; translated from the coding sequence ATGCAACATTTACATGACATTGCACTTACTATCTTAAAAGGTAATTTAAATGTTCAATCATCAGAAACATTATTGATTTTGACGGATATTCACAAGCAAGACATTGCGAAAATTTTTTATGAAGCTGGGCTGACGATTACAGCTAAGACAATGTTTATGGTCATGCCGTTACTAGAAAAATCTGGTCAGGAGCCAATCATTGCAGTATCGACACTTATGGCTAATGCTGATGTTACGCTTTGTATTACCTCACATTCCTTAACTCATACAGCGGCACGTAAAAATGCCTGTGAGCATGGTGGACGCGTAGCGACAATGCCAGGTGTTACATTGGAGATGCTTGAGCAAGGTGCACTTCATGCAAATGCACAGGAAATAGAAGAGTTGGTGGGAAAATATGTCCAACTACTCGATGCGGCAAACGATATTCGAATTGTTAAAGGTGGACATGAGTTGACCTTCAGTGTAGAAAAACGTGTAGGAATTCCCTCTACAGGTATCATTCGTCAAGCAGGGGAGCACGGGAATATCCCTTCAGGAGAATCCTATATTGCCCCAATCGAAACATCTGCAAATGGCGAAATTTTAGTGGATGGTTCAATTGCTAATATTGGTGTTCTAAAGGAGCCATTATTATTAAAAATCAAGAATGGACGTTTAGAAGAGGCAATTGGCCCAGATGGTCCACAATTACTGCAACTACTGGGCGAAGGTAATGGTAGAGTAATCGCAGAGTTTGGCATCGGAGCCAATAAAAGTGCAATCCTATGTGGTAATGTATTAGAGGATGAAAAGGTGTATGGAACAATCCATATTGCATTTGGCAGTAATGTGCCATTTGGTGGGGCAAATGCGGCAGATGTTCATATTGATTGTGTTGTAAAAAGTCCTGTTGTTTATTTTGATGGGAAGCAAGTAATCTAA